From the genome of Acropora palmata chromosome 4, jaAcrPala1.3, whole genome shotgun sequence, one region includes:
- the LOC141879168 gene encoding protein transport protein Sec61 subunit alpha, with product MGVKFLEVLRPFISVLPEVSKPERKIQFREKVLWTAITLFIFLVCCQIPLFGIMSSDSADPFYWMRVILASNRGTLMELGISPIVTSGLIMQLLAGSKIIEVGDSPKDRALFNGSQKLFGMIITIGQAVVYVMTGMYGDPSELGPGICLLIIIQLFCAGLIVLLLDELLQKGYGLGSGISLFIATNICETIVWKAFSPATINTGRGTEFEGAIIALFHLLATRTDKVRGLREAFYRQNLPNLTNLIATVFVFGIVIYFQGFRVDLPIKSARYRGQYSSYPIKLFYTSNIPIILQSALVSNIYVISQMLSTKFGGNFFVNLLGTWEEAGGGPARSYPTGGLCYYMSPPETVGHIIEDPIHAVMYIIFMLGSCAFFSKTWIDVSGSSAKDVAKQLKEQQMVMRGHRDKSMVHELNRYIPTAAAFGGLCIGALSVLADFMGAIGSGTGILLAVTIIYQYFEIFVKEQSELGGMGTLLF from the exons ATGGGTG TCAAATTTCTTGAGGTGTTACGTCCGTTTATTTCCGTTTTACCCGAAGTCTCAAAGCCCGAGCGAAAG ATCCAATTTAGAGAAAAAGTTCTATGGACTGCGATCactctttttattttcctgGTCTGCTGCCAG atACCTTTATTTGGAATTATGTCTTCGGATTCTGCGGATCCTTTCTATTGGATGAGAGTAATTTTGGCTTCGAATAGAG GTACTCTTATGGAGCTCGGAATATCCCCTATTGTTACTTCTGGACTTATCATGCAG CTTCTCGCTGGGTCAAAAATCATTGAAGTTGGAGACAGTCCCAAAGACAGAGCTCTTTTTAATGGTTCTCAGAAAT TGTTTGGCATGATAATTACCATTGGACAAGCAGTAGTTTACGTCATGACTGGAATGTATGGAGATCCTTCAGAGCTTGGACCTGGTATCTGCCTTCTGATCATCATCCAG CTCTTCTGTGCAGGTTTGATTGTGCTCTTGCTTGATGAGCTATTGCAGAAGGGATATGGTCTTGGATCTGG tATTTCCCTCTTTATTGCTACCAACATCTGTGAAACGATCGTCTGGAAGGCTTTCAGTCCAGCAACAATAAATACTGGTCGAG GAACTGAGTTTGAGGGAGCTATCATTGCTTTGTTCCATCTGTTGGCCACCAGGACAGATAAAGTGCGTGGCCTACGAGAAGCCTTTTACCGTCAAAACCTGCCAAATCTCACCAACTTGATTGCAACCGTTTTTGTCTTTGGTATAGTTATTTACTTCCAG GGCTTCCGTGTGGATCTGCCAATCAAATCAGCTCGCTACAGAGGCCAGTACAGCTCGTACCCAATCAAGTTGTTCTACACATCAAACATTCCCATCATTTTGCAG aGTGCCCTGGTGTCCAATATCTATGTTATCTCCCAAATGTTGTCAACCAAGTTTGGTGgaaatttctttgttaatCTTCTTGGTACCTGGGAG GAAGCAGGGGGTGGACCAGCGAGGTCATACCCTACTGGTGGCCTGTGCTATTATATGTCTCCGCCGGAGACAGTGGGCCACATTATAGAAGACCCTATACATGCTGTCATGTACATTATCTTCATGTTGGGATCCTGTGCATTCTTTTCCAAGACTTGGATTGATGTGTCAGGCTCCTCAGCTAAAGAT gTTGCTAAGCAACTCAAGGAACAACAGATGGTAATGAGAGGCCACCGCGACAAATCTATGGTTCATGAACTCAACAG GTATATCCCCACTGCTGCCGCGTTTGGTGGTCTTTGCATCGGAGCTCTGTCAGTGTTGGCCGACTTTATGG GTGCCATTGGTTCGGGAACAGGTATCCTGTTGGCCGTTACAATCATTTATCAGTATTTTGAGATCTTCGTGAAGGAGCAGAGTGAACTGGGTGGAATGGGAACCTTGTTGTTTTAA